A single window of Elgaria multicarinata webbii isolate HBS135686 ecotype San Diego chromosome 17, rElgMul1.1.pri, whole genome shotgun sequence DNA harbors:
- the LOC134410159 gene encoding hemoglobin subunit alpha-1-like — translation MVLSDDDKAHVRAIWGEVSSHSEAMGAEALHRMFLANPASKTYFPHFDMSPNSGHIRAHGKKVVDALTQAVNNLDNIAGALSKLSDKHAQELRVDPRNFDKLRLSILVTIAAHHEGHLQPEVIVSLDKFLTRVSKVLTSKYR, via the exons ATGGTGCTGAGCGACGACGACAAGGCCCACGTGAGGGCCATCTGGGGCGAAGTGAGCAGCCACAGCGAGGCGATGGGCGCCGAGGCGCTGCACAG gatGTTCCTGGCCAACCCGGCCAGCAAGACCTACTTCCCCCACTTCGACATGAGCCCCAACTCCGGCCACATCCGGGCGCACGGCAAGAAGGTGGTGGACGCGCTCACGCAGGCCGTCAACAACCTGGACAACATCGCCGGCGCCCTCTCCAAGCTCAGCGACAAGCACGCCCAGGAGCTGCGCGTGGACCCCCGCAACTTCGAC aAGCTGCGCCTCTCCATCCTGGTCACCATCGCGGCTCACCACGAAGGCCACCTGCAGCCCGAGGTGATTGTCTCCCTGGACAAGTTCCTGACTCGCGTGAGCAAGGTCCTGACCTCCAAGTACCGCTAG
- the LOC134410162 gene encoding hemoglobin subunit alpha-1-like, whose translation MSLSDDEKAHVGAIWGEVSSRAEEIGAETMHRMFVVYPASKTYFPHFDTSPNSGDIRTHGKKVVGALTQAANNLDNIAGALSKLSDKHAQELRMDPRNFDKLRLSILVTIAAHHEGHLQPEVIVSLDKFLTRVSKVLTSKYR comes from the exons ATGTCGCTGAGCGACGACGAAAAGGCCCACGTGGGGGCCATCTGGGGCGAAGTGAGCAGCCGCGCCGAGGAGATCGGCGCCGAGACGATGCACAG gatgTTCGTGGTCTACCCAGCCAGCAAGACCTACTTCCCCCATTTCGACACGAGCCCCAACTCCGGCGACATCCGGACGCACGGCAAGAAGGTGGTGGGCGCGCTCACGCAGGCCGCCAACAACCTGGACAACATCGCCGGCGCCCTCTCCAAGCTCAGCGACAAGCACGCCCAGGAGCTGCGCATGGACCCCCGCAACTTCGAC aAGCTGCGCCTCTCCATCCTGGTCACCATCGCGGCTCACCACGAAGGCCACCTGCAGCCCGAGGTGATTGTCTCCCTGGACAAGTTCCTGACTCGCGTGAGCAAGGTCCTGACCTCCAAGTACCGCTAG
- the LOC134410161 gene encoding hemoglobin subunit alpha-like, which yields MSLSNEEKAHVGAIWGEVSSRAEEIGAETMYRMFVVYPASKTYFPHFDTSPNSGDIRAHGKKVVGALTQAANNLDNIAGALSKLSDKHAQELRVDPRNFDKLRLSILVTIAAHHEGPLQPEELASLDKFLMLVSKVLFSKYR from the exons ATGTCGCTGAGCAACGAAGAAAAGGCCCACGTGGGGGCCATCTGGGGTGAAGTGAGCAGCCGCGCCGAGGAGATCGGCGCCGAGACGATGTACAG gATGTTCGTGGTCTACCCAGCCAGCAAGACCTACTTCCCCCATTTCGACACGAGCCCCAACTCCGGCGACATCCGGGCGCACGGCAAGAAGGTGGTGGGCGCGCTCACGCAGGCCGCCAACAACCTGGACAACATCGCCGGCGCCCTCTCCAAGCTCAGCGACAAGCACGCCCAGGAGCTGCGCGTGGACCCCCGCAACTTCGAC aAGCTGCGCCTCTCCATCCTGGTCACCATCGCGGCTCACCACGAAGGCCCCCTGCAGCCCGAGGAACTCGCCTCCCTGGACAAGTTCCTGATGCTCGTGAGCAAGGTCCTGTTCTCCAAGTACCGCTAG